A window of Microcoleus sp. FACHB-68 genomic DNA:
GTGCGAATCAGCTGCACTGCTTGGTGCATCAGCTCAACTGGCATATTGTCTAGCATGATGATGTCCGCTCTGTAGTTGAGGGCTTCTTCTACTTGGGCTAGTGTTTCTGTTTCCACTTCTACTGTTAAAGGGTAAGGAATTCGCGCTCGAATTTGCGTGATTGCTGCGCCAATGCTGCCGGCGGCGGCAATGTGGTTATCCTTAATCATCACACCGTCATCTAGTCCCATGCGGTGGTTCTTAGCTCCTCCCACTTGGGTTGCGTATTTCTCTAAAAGTCTAAGACCAGGCGTTGTCTTGCGGGTATCTACCAGTTGTGCCGGTAGATCAGCAATTTGCTCAATATATTTGCGTGTCAAGCTGGCGATGCCACTAAGACGCATGGCTAGGTTTAAGGCCACTCGTTCGCCCATGAGTAGCGCATCTAGTGGGCCATTAAGGTGAGCGACGACTTGTTTTGGGTTGCACCATTCACCTTCGGCAACAGTAGGCACGAAGCTAACTTTATCATTCAATATCTGAAAGACCAACGCAGCGATAGGCAGGCCGGTGATCACGCCCGGTTCCTTGACAATCCATTCGGCTTGTCCCTCAGGGACGTTTGCCGTAAATAGGCTTTGAGTCGTGCGATCTCCTCGGCCTATATCCTCCAGCAGCCAGCCCTCCAAGAGCGGCTCCAACACCAGCAAGGGGGGCAAAACAGTA
This region includes:
- the nadC gene encoding carboxylating nicotinate-nucleotide diphosphorylase yields the protein MKKNSNKEKYAVSTNTVLPPLLVLEPLLEGWLLEDIGRGDRTTQSLFTANVPEGQAEWIVKEPGVITGLPIAALVFQILNDKVSFVPTVAEGEWCNPKQVVAHLNGPLDALLMGERVALNLAMRLSGIASLTRKYIEQIADLPAQLVDTRKTTPGLRLLEKYATQVGGAKNHRMGLDDGVMIKDNHIAAAGSIGAAITQIRARIPYPLTVEVETETLAQVEEALNYRADIIMLDNMPVELMHQAVQLIRTSNPHIKIEASGNITLETLRAVAQTGVDYISTSAPITRSTWLDLSMKVNIGTQSVQKEAT